A region of Oceanispirochaeta sp. M1 DNA encodes the following proteins:
- a CDS encoding DMT family transporter, whose product MKSANSRLLAVFACLLWSTAFLGVKIGLRSMPPMLFAGIRFFLAGLAVALLYRKPGKLRQIREHWRQLLLVGMFQTFGLYSLFFYSLTLMRASTGAIVNGVGPLIVAVTAHFTLAGSRLNRRQFFCLILGAAGVVLVSFAGSSDLLSGAASELKAVLIMLAALVFGAMASVLVAKSPDDLDPFLLNAGQLMAGGAALLLTAVLKGDRPYADIPVQEFSLALVWLIFVSAAGFSIWYYLLKVRKESLSQMAVWKFLIPIAGAVISWVFMKDDNPELLSISGMLLTALSIYLFYHTPATTVETEVVREND is encoded by the coding sequence TTGAAATCAGCTAATTCCAGACTCCTTGCAGTATTTGCCTGTCTCCTCTGGTCAACCGCATTTCTTGGGGTGAAGATAGGTCTTAGATCCATGCCCCCCATGCTTTTTGCGGGTATCCGTTTCTTTCTTGCCGGCTTAGCTGTTGCTCTGCTGTATAGAAAACCGGGTAAGCTAAGGCAGATTAGAGAACACTGGAGGCAGCTGCTTCTGGTGGGTATGTTTCAGACTTTTGGCCTATACAGTCTTTTCTTTTATTCCCTGACCCTGATGAGGGCATCAACCGGGGCCATAGTTAATGGAGTAGGCCCCCTCATCGTGGCAGTTACGGCTCATTTCACCCTTGCGGGAAGTCGTCTGAACAGAAGGCAGTTCTTTTGTCTTATTCTTGGTGCTGCAGGAGTCGTTCTTGTCTCATTTGCAGGATCTTCAGATCTGCTGAGTGGTGCTGCATCTGAGCTGAAAGCTGTTCTTATTATGCTGGCCGCTCTTGTTTTCGGAGCTATGGCCAGTGTTCTTGTTGCTAAAAGTCCGGATGATCTTGATCCATTCCTTCTGAATGCCGGGCAGCTTATGGCGGGTGGGGCAGCTCTTCTGCTTACCGCTGTGCTGAAGGGTGACAGACCCTATGCTGATATTCCTGTGCAGGAATTCTCTCTGGCCCTGGTCTGGCTGATCTTTGTCAGCGCTGCAGGTTTTTCTATCTGGTATTATCTTCTGAAGGTTCGTAAGGAATCTCTTTCGCAAATGGCAGTATGGAAATTTCTGATTCCTATCGCCGGAGCTGTTATCAGCTGGGTATTTATGAAGGATGATAATCCCGAGTTACTCTCCATTTCAGGGATGCTGCTTACAGCCTTATCTATTTATCTTTTCTACCATACTCCGGCAACAACTGTTGAAACTGAAGTTGTCAGGGAGAATGACTGA
- the loaP gene encoding antiterminator LoaP, producing the protein MSCFVIQVSSSKELECRTKLMKTGEFEEKSLLFPRRKLRLRKKGEWFEKNEPLFPGYLFLRCDEISAGQLEAVRNVSGIFSFLKMEGHPMPLSDDEERQLNHFLKSGEIAGFSKVVFEEDKSIKVLKGPLMGLEGQIVKVDKRKSRIKVRLSLYKEAFLVDFGFDSVEKT; encoded by the coding sequence ATGTCATGCTTTGTTATACAGGTGAGCAGCTCTAAAGAGCTTGAGTGTCGAACTAAGCTCATGAAAACGGGTGAATTTGAGGAGAAGTCTCTCCTTTTTCCCCGAAGAAAGCTGCGCCTGCGGAAAAAGGGAGAGTGGTTTGAGAAGAATGAGCCTCTTTTCCCGGGATATCTCTTTCTCAGATGTGATGAGATATCAGCAGGACAGCTGGAAGCCGTCAGGAATGTATCCGGAATCTTCTCATTTCTCAAGATGGAAGGGCATCCAATGCCTCTGTCAGATGATGAAGAACGGCAATTGAATCATTTCTTAAAATCTGGAGAAATTGCCGGTTTTTCCAAGGTTGTCTTTGAAGAAGACAAAAGTATCAAGGTTCTCAAGGGTCCTCTCATGGGGCTTGAAGGACAGATTGTTAAAGTTGATAAAAGAAAAAGCCGTATCAAAGTACGCTTATCTCTCTATAAAGAAGCTTTCCTTGTTGATTTCGGCTTTGATTCTGTAGAAAAAACCTGA
- a CDS encoding aminopeptidase P family protein has product MTVQERLSALRRRMEENNLDAYVVFSSDPHGSEYVSDHWRCRSWITGFTGSAGIAVITSDEAGLWTDFRYFIQAAEELSGSGVKLFKMNEPDVPSYLEWISSSLKENAVIGMDGRTLTLKEWEAMAQAFGEKKILIDGSEDLIGSLWIDRPDDSLAKVWSLSEEESGESTLSRIERIRAELKSRKMDATLIASLDDVAWTLNVRGGDVPYNPVVQSFLYLSQDSIIWFVDGSKIGDDLRKEMNSRNVEIRSYGSVKEHLSSLRDLSLYLSPDRINSSLMSVLSDSVLPLKGVDISTRMKAEKNPVEQERLRHCMEKDGTAVVRFIRWIRDAVDESGSKVTELKAASALRGFRAEQDGFLSESFSPIPAYKAHGAICHYEAEEISQFTIGRESLFLIDSGGQYKDGTTDITRTLSMGTPSAREKHDYTLVLKGHIALSIAVYPEGTRGYQLDLLARQPLWNAGLNYGHGTGHGVGYILNVHEGPQRISSHPVDEALKPGMITSNEPGIYREGEHGIRIENLIMTVPWKDNPEVESFYAFETMTLCPYEQKLIDRSLLDNGEKSWINAYHNEVLKRLSPYLNEEEVKWLREECVEIS; this is encoded by the coding sequence ATGACAGTACAGGAAAGGCTCAGTGCTCTACGTCGTAGAATGGAAGAAAATAATCTGGATGCCTATGTTGTATTCAGCTCAGATCCCCATGGCAGTGAGTATGTTTCGGACCATTGGAGATGCCGCAGCTGGATCACTGGATTTACAGGGAGTGCCGGTATCGCTGTCATCACCAGCGACGAGGCTGGTCTATGGACGGACTTCCGTTATTTTATTCAGGCTGCCGAAGAGCTGTCGGGGAGCGGTGTCAAGCTTTTCAAGATGAATGAGCCAGATGTACCCTCCTATCTTGAGTGGATCAGCTCCAGTCTGAAGGAGAATGCTGTAATTGGTATGGACGGTCGAACTTTGACTCTTAAGGAGTGGGAGGCAATGGCTCAGGCATTCGGAGAAAAAAAGATACTCATAGACGGCAGTGAAGACCTTATCGGTTCTCTCTGGATCGATCGTCCGGATGATTCTCTGGCGAAAGTCTGGTCTCTCAGTGAAGAGGAGTCAGGAGAGAGTACTCTCTCAAGAATAGAGCGAATCAGAGCTGAACTTAAGAGCCGTAAAATGGATGCTACCCTTATCGCCTCACTGGATGATGTGGCCTGGACCCTTAATGTTCGTGGTGGAGATGTACCTTATAACCCTGTTGTACAGAGTTTTCTCTACCTCTCACAGGATTCTATTATCTGGTTTGTTGATGGTTCCAAAATCGGTGATGACCTTAGAAAAGAGATGAACTCCCGGAATGTTGAGATTCGTTCATATGGTTCTGTAAAAGAGCATTTGAGCAGCCTGAGGGATCTCAGCCTCTACTTAAGTCCCGATCGTATCAATTCTTCCTTGATGTCAGTTCTTTCAGATTCTGTACTTCCATTAAAGGGGGTCGATATCTCAACCAGAATGAAAGCTGAGAAAAACCCTGTGGAGCAGGAGAGACTCAGGCACTGTATGGAGAAGGATGGAACCGCTGTGGTTCGTTTTATCCGCTGGATCAGAGATGCAGTAGATGAGTCAGGCAGCAAAGTCACAGAACTTAAGGCAGCCTCTGCGTTACGCGGTTTCAGGGCTGAGCAGGACGGTTTTTTAAGTGAAAGTTTCAGCCCCATTCCCGCTTATAAGGCTCATGGAGCCATTTGTCATTATGAAGCTGAAGAGATTTCTCAGTTCACCATAGGCAGGGAGAGTCTATTTCTTATCGATTCCGGCGGTCAGTATAAAGATGGTACCACCGATATAACGAGGACCCTGAGTATGGGAACTCCCAGTGCGAGAGAGAAGCATGATTACACTCTGGTGCTAAAGGGCCATATTGCTCTATCCATAGCTGTATATCCAGAAGGAACCCGGGGATATCAGCTTGATCTTCTTGCCAGACAGCCTCTATGGAATGCCGGCCTTAATTACGGTCATGGTACGGGTCACGGAGTAGGGTATATCCTGAATGTTCATGAAGGTCCCCAAAGAATCAGTTCTCATCCCGTGGATGAGGCTCTGAAGCCTGGAATGATCACTTCAAATGAACCCGGTATCTATAGAGAAGGTGAGCATGGTATCAGGATTGAGAATCTGATTATGACAGTGCCCTGGAAGGATAATCCCGAAGTTGAGAGCTTTTATGCATTTGAGACAATGACACTCTGTCCCTATGAGCAGAAGCTGATTGACCGGTCTCTACTTGATAATGGTGAAAAATCCTGGATTAATGCGTATCATAATGAAGTTCTGAAGCGTCTCTCTCCATACCTTAATGAAGAAGAAGTTAAATGGCTGAGGGAAGAGTGTGTTGAAATCAGCTAA
- the cmoB gene encoding tRNA 5-methoxyuridine(34)/uridine 5-oxyacetic acid(34) synthase CmoB, giving the protein MHTPSTPSMSDAYLADRYYDPYPGELDTEVLEQRRREQSSLLDKPSARVFQTPLEQVKERRGDSFDFKGDTIRFGDAGILNPEDQDALTASLKSLIPWRKGPFEYYGTEIDSEWRSHLKWDRVAPWLPDMKNKKICDIGCNNEYYMYRMLSEDPWFILGVDPMVRYYFHHQLNRKFHMDPRVNFDLLGVEDLDIFKGFFDVVFFMGIIYHRRNPLQTLNTINNCMKPGGTLILESSGIPGDDPYCLFPEGRYMKAPGYWFLPTASALKNMLARCGFHKIEIFENFKLENEEQRQTPWAIYESLEHFLDPDNPDKTVEGYPAPVRIYIRAVKR; this is encoded by the coding sequence ATGCATACTCCCTCAACACCCTCCATGAGCGATGCCTATCTGGCAGATCGTTACTATGATCCCTATCCGGGAGAACTGGATACAGAAGTTCTGGAGCAGAGACGGCGGGAACAGTCCTCTCTGCTGGATAAACCCTCTGCGCGAGTTTTTCAGACTCCTCTGGAGCAGGTAAAGGAGCGTAGGGGAGATAGTTTTGACTTTAAGGGTGATACCATACGCTTTGGAGACGCCGGTATTCTGAATCCTGAGGATCAGGATGCCCTGACTGCTTCATTGAAATCTCTGATTCCCTGGAGAAAAGGCCCCTTTGAGTATTACGGTACTGAAATAGATTCTGAATGGCGGAGTCATCTTAAATGGGACAGAGTTGCTCCCTGGCTGCCGGATATGAAGAATAAAAAGATCTGCGATATCGGTTGTAACAATGAATACTATATGTATCGTATGCTCTCAGAAGATCCCTGGTTTATTCTGGGTGTTGATCCTATGGTCCGTTACTATTTTCATCATCAGCTCAATAGAAAATTCCATATGGACCCAAGGGTTAATTTTGACCTTCTCGGTGTAGAGGATCTCGATATTTTTAAAGGGTTTTTTGATGTTGTCTTTTTTATGGGAATCATATATCACAGACGGAATCCCCTTCAGACGCTTAATACAATCAATAACTGCATGAAGCCCGGCGGAACACTGATTCTTGAATCCAGTGGAATCCCAGGGGATGATCCCTATTGTCTGTTTCCCGAGGGGCGCTATATGAAAGCTCCAGGTTACTGGTTTTTACCAACTGCTTCAGCCCTTAAGAATATGCTGGCCCGCTGCGGATTTCATAAGATAGAGATCTTTGAAAATTTCAAGCTTGAAAATGAAGAGCAGAGACAGACCCCATGGGCTATCTATGAGTCTCTTGAACACTTTCTTGACCCGGATAATCCCGATAAAACAGTAGAAGGCTATCCCGCACCCGTACGTATTTATATCCGGGCTGTTAAACGCTGA
- the cmoA gene encoding carboxy-S-adenosyl-L-methionine synthase CmoA: MSRKDKVFESIDPVVRAFEFNEGVAHVFDDMAERSIPHYKDVQEMVTTLALTFYQEGSRIYDLGCSTGTTVALILEGLKEHGLSDYYIKGIDNSAPMCKEAVEKLEGLNYDPDRIVIQESDIMDETIEDASVVIMNYTLQFIDPFHREKLIRKIYQGLNHNGILLVSDKTLQSHTDISRIFVDNYYNLKRKNGYSELEIARKREALENVLIPYPISEEEDLFKICGFEAVDLFYTWYNFSSFICLKKG, encoded by the coding sequence ATGAGCCGGAAAGATAAAGTTTTTGAGAGTATTGACCCAGTGGTCAGAGCCTTTGAATTTAATGAAGGGGTTGCCCATGTTTTTGATGATATGGCCGAGAGAAGTATTCCTCATTATAAAGATGTTCAGGAGATGGTGACAACTCTGGCTCTGACTTTTTACCAGGAGGGCAGCCGTATTTATGACCTTGGTTGTTCAACAGGAACTACGGTTGCGTTAATTCTGGAAGGTCTGAAAGAACACGGACTTAGCGATTATTATATTAAAGGTATCGATAATTCAGCCCCTATGTGTAAAGAGGCTGTAGAGAAACTTGAAGGTCTTAATTATGATCCTGATAGAATTGTTATACAAGAATCCGATATCATGGATGAGACCATAGAAGATGCTTCTGTTGTCATTATGAATTATACACTGCAGTTTATAGATCCCTTCCACAGAGAAAAACTGATCCGGAAAATCTATCAGGGGCTTAATCATAACGGTATTCTCCTGGTCAGTGATAAGACTCTTCAGTCCCATACAGATATCAGTCGTATTTTTGTAGATAACTATTATAACCTGAAGAGGAAAAACGGATACAGTGAGCTTGAGATTGCCCGTAAAAGGGAGGCCCTTGAGAATGTACTGATTCCCTATCCCATCTCCGAAGAAGAGGACCTGTTTAAAATCTGCGGATTTGAGGCGGTTGATCTCTTCTATACCTGGTACAATTTTTCCTCATTTATCTGTCTTAAAAAAGGATAA
- the djlA gene encoding co-chaperone DjlA, which produces MSRGFIGGLIGFFLGLSLGGPIFGIIGAAIGSSVGRSFSYQSGSSRQNNFFRGRPGTSQSSYGGSLNTGQVFFKSVFSMLGKLSIADGSISEQEKQTIYNFMRTDLRLDPVSQQSAMEIFNAAIRSGESFETYANEFYQSFQGNAQFTELVLDILLRVAAADGNIHQEEEKLIQQAVSLFGYSQTSYDRLKSRYGFSGGSSSSSTAGRSSSSGAYSILGCSPSDSDEVVRKAYRKKVNEFHPDKISAKGLPEEFTQFASERFNEIQAAWDNIRKERTI; this is translated from the coding sequence TTGAGCAGAGGATTTATCGGCGGATTAATAGGTTTTTTTCTCGGACTATCTCTAGGAGGTCCTATTTTCGGAATTATCGGTGCAGCAATCGGAAGTTCTGTAGGTAGAAGTTTTTCTTATCAGTCTGGTTCCTCACGTCAAAATAATTTTTTCAGGGGTCGCCCCGGTACTTCACAGAGTTCCTATGGCGGCAGCCTTAATACGGGTCAGGTCTTCTTTAAATCTGTTTTCTCCATGCTGGGAAAACTCTCCATCGCTGACGGGTCCATCTCGGAGCAGGAAAAGCAGACTATCTATAATTTTATGCGTACTGATCTCAGGCTCGATCCTGTAAGTCAGCAGTCGGCAATGGAGATTTTCAATGCCGCTATCCGCTCTGGTGAGAGTTTTGAAACTTATGCCAATGAATTTTATCAGAGTTTTCAGGGAAATGCTCAGTTTACCGAGCTTGTTCTGGATATTCTGCTGAGGGTTGCTGCGGCTGATGGAAATATCCACCAGGAGGAAGAAAAACTCATCCAGCAGGCTGTAAGTCTCTTCGGATACAGCCAGACCTCCTATGACCGTCTTAAAAGCCGTTATGGTTTCAGCGGAGGTTCATCCTCGTCATCAACTGCGGGAAGATCTTCTTCAAGCGGTGCCTATAGTATTCTTGGTTGTTCACCTTCTGATTCTGATGAGGTGGTGAGAAAAGCATACAGGAAAAAAGTGAATGAGTTTCACCCGGATAAAATTTCTGCAAAGGGACTTCCTGAGGAATTTACCCAGTTCGCCAGCGAGCGTTTTAATGAAATACAGGCAGCCTGGGACAATATCCGGAAGGAACGAACTATTTGA
- a CDS encoding YgiQ family radical SAM protein — translation MGNTFLPINRQDMAERGWEQCDFVLISGDAYVDHPSFASAIISRTLENSGYKVGIIAQPDWKDVEEFRRLGKPSLAFLVSPGNIDSMVSHYTVNRKIRSQDAYSPGGQAGKRPDRASIMYCSMARQAFKGIPVILGGLEASLRRMSHYDYWSDKVRRSILLDSKADLLMYGMGENSMREIADLLADGKSIKEIRDVRGTVYALNSTDDLPDDVQMLPSYEEIISDKKTYADSFRIQYRNTDPITSQPLAEPSAARIVVQNRPAFPLSREEMDKTYAYPYTRKAHPDYDAAGGIPALKEVEFSLVHNRGCYGGCHFCALTYHQGRIISSRSHESVVSEAEVLIKDKGFKGYIHDVGGPTANFRKPACTGQMKHGACRDKQCLTPEPCKNLDVDHSDYLKLLRRLRKLDGIKKVFIRSGIRFDYMLQEKNDEFLKELCEHHISGQLKVAPEHVSSRVLAMMNKQKHPVYRTFMKRYKEMNRKLEKKQYLVPYFISSHPGSTLEDGIELAEFMKETGFIPEQVQDFYPTPGTVSTCMYYTGINPLDGKGVDVVKKDREKRLQRALLQYNRPENYKLVKEALLRENRADLVGSGPKCLIPDYQRGGGIKSGGNNASRQISGHKADRSSAPGGRRKSGRSGKIKKDS, via the coding sequence TTGGGAAACACATTTTTACCGATAAACAGACAGGACATGGCAGAGCGGGGATGGGAACAGTGTGATTTTGTTCTTATTTCGGGTGATGCCTATGTTGACCATCCCTCATTTGCCTCGGCAATCATCTCAAGAACGCTTGAAAATTCTGGTTATAAAGTCGGTATTATTGCACAGCCGGACTGGAAGGATGTAGAAGAATTCCGACGTCTGGGTAAACCCTCTCTGGCCTTTCTGGTATCACCTGGTAATATCGATTCCATGGTCAGCCACTATACGGTTAATAGGAAAATTCGCAGTCAGGATGCCTATTCTCCCGGTGGTCAGGCAGGAAAGAGACCTGACAGAGCCTCCATTATGTATTGTTCAATGGCCCGTCAGGCTTTTAAAGGTATTCCCGTAATACTCGGAGGACTGGAGGCTTCACTCCGGCGTATGAGTCATTACGATTACTGGAGTGATAAAGTCCGGCGCTCTATCCTACTCGATTCCAAGGCCGATCTATTGATGTACGGTATGGGTGAGAACTCAATGAGGGAAATTGCTGATCTTCTTGCCGATGGAAAGTCGATAAAGGAGATCAGGGATGTGAGAGGGACTGTCTACGCGCTTAACTCCACAGATGATCTTCCGGACGATGTTCAGATGCTTCCCTCCTACGAGGAGATCATCAGTGATAAAAAAACATATGCTGACAGTTTTCGTATTCAATACAGAAATACTGATCCCATAACTTCACAGCCTCTGGCGGAACCTTCTGCAGCCAGAATAGTCGTACAGAACAGGCCGGCTTTTCCCCTGAGCCGGGAAGAAATGGATAAAACATATGCCTATCCTTATACAAGAAAAGCCCATCCCGATTATGATGCTGCCGGTGGAATACCCGCATTGAAAGAGGTCGAGTTTTCTCTGGTTCATAACAGAGGCTGCTATGGAGGATGTCATTTCTGTGCATTGACTTATCATCAGGGGCGTATTATCTCCTCCAGAAGCCACGAATCTGTTGTCTCCGAGGCAGAGGTCCTGATTAAAGATAAGGGATTCAAAGGTTATATACATGATGTGGGCGGACCGACAGCTAATTTTAGGAAGCCGGCCTGCACGGGACAGATGAAACATGGTGCCTGCCGTGACAAGCAGTGCCTGACTCCTGAACCCTGTAAAAACCTTGATGTGGATCATAGTGATTATCTGAAACTTCTCAGACGGTTAAGGAAGCTGGACGGGATTAAAAAAGTTTTTATCCGTTCGGGAATCCGTTTTGATTATATGCTTCAGGAGAAGAATGATGAGTTTCTTAAAGAACTCTGTGAGCATCATATAAGCGGTCAGCTCAAGGTGGCTCCCGAGCATGTCTCTTCCCGTGTTCTGGCCATGATGAATAAACAGAAGCATCCTGTGTATAGAACTTTTATGAAACGATATAAAGAAATGAACAGAAAACTGGAGAAAAAGCAGTATTTGGTTCCCTATTTTATATCTTCTCATCCAGGGAGTACCCTTGAAGATGGCATTGAACTGGCTGAGTTTATGAAAGAGACCGGTTTTATCCCTGAACAAGTTCAGGATTTTTATCCCACACCTGGTACTGTGAGTACCTGTATGTACTATACAGGGATTAATCCTCTGGATGGTAAAGGTGTTGATGTTGTCAAAAAGGATAGGGAGAAGAGACTGCAGAGAGCACTGCTTCAGTACAACAGGCCGGAGAATTATAAGCTTGTCAAAGAAGCGCTTCTGCGTGAGAACAGAGCTGATCTTGTCGGATCAGGTCCTAAGTGTCTTATCCCTGACTATCAGCGGGGCGGTGGCATCAAGAGCGGTGGAAACAATGCTTCCCGGCAGATTTCCGGTCATAAAGCCGACCGCAGTTCTGCTCCCGGAGGCCGGCGCAAGAGCGGCAGATCCGGTAAAATAAAAAAAGATTCATAA
- a CDS encoding YitT family protein, with product MKKEDFIKEIPSYLMILLGSVIMALGIDIFLIPNKIAAGGLSGIGTVLFYLYNLPVGMTVLVMNIPLFLVSWKVLGTSFGVKTLFATIALSLAIDGLAFIPAVTDDLFLSVLFGGALVGAGLGIIFKRDATTGGTDLAAAIIHKYIPFLSISHLLLIIDAMVVIMAALVFRQYELALYASVTIFITARVIDFIVVGINYTKAAYVISLQSDRISSRLLTELSRGVTELKGRGMYTGMDRPVLMCVLRSRDIPHMKKIVQEEDPEAFIFISDVREVLGEGFSYEPER from the coding sequence TTGAAAAAAGAAGATTTTATTAAGGAAATCCCCTCTTATCTGATGATCTTACTCGGCTCGGTCATCATGGCTCTGGGGATAGATATTTTTCTTATACCCAATAAGATTGCCGCCGGTGGACTCTCGGGGATAGGTACTGTGTTGTTCTATCTTTATAACCTCCCTGTGGGTATGACCGTTCTGGTTATGAATATCCCTTTATTTCTGGTTTCATGGAAAGTACTGGGGACGTCGTTTGGTGTTAAAACTCTTTTTGCAACCATAGCTCTCTCTCTGGCAATTGACGGACTGGCTTTTATTCCTGCTGTTACGGATGATCTTTTTCTGTCTGTCCTGTTCGGCGGGGCTCTTGTTGGAGCTGGACTCGGTATAATTTTTAAAAGAGATGCCACAACAGGCGGTACAGATCTTGCCGCTGCAATTATTCATAAATATATTCCATTCCTCTCTATCAGCCATCTTCTGCTGATAATTGATGCTATGGTTGTAATAATGGCTGCATTAGTTTTCAGGCAATATGAACTGGCCCTTTATGCTTCAGTGACAATCTTTATTACAGCACGTGTTATCGATTTTATTGTTGTCGGTATCAATTATACGAAGGCGGCTTATGTTATTTCACTTCAGTCTGACCGCATCAGCAGCAGACTTCTGACAGAGCTCAGTAGAGGTGTTACAGAGCTTAAAGGACGGGGAATGTATACCGGAATGGATCGGCCTGTGCTGATGTGTGTTCTGCGAAGCAGAGATATTCCTCATATGAAAAAAATCGTACAGGAAGAAGACCCTGAGGCTTTTATTTTCATTTCCGATGTGCGTGAAGTATTGGGAGAAGGATTCAGTTATGAGCCGGAAAGATAA